In Lemur catta isolate mLemCat1 chromosome 1, mLemCat1.pri, whole genome shotgun sequence, one DNA window encodes the following:
- the A4GNT gene encoding alpha-1,4-N-acetylglucosaminyltransferase, translated as MLKELQLSLSVILLLACGFLYKLTLKSGCLFSCRPPFKSQQGLEALLSHGRSIVFLETSERTEPPPLVSCAVESAARIYPKRPVVFFMKGLSSSTRLPSNSTHPAFSLLSAIDNVFLFPLHMKRLFEDTPLLSWYTQINASAERNWLHISSDASRLAIIWKYGGVYMDTDVISIRPIPEENFLAAQASQYSSNGVFGFLPHHPFLWECMENFIEHYNSDIWGNQGPSLMTRMLRVWCKLGDFQELSDLRCLNVSFLHPRRFYPISYPEWRRYYEVWDTDPSFNDSYALHLWNYMNREGRTVVRGSNTLVENLYRKHCPRTYKVLIQGPEEPVTGQLGLGSK; from the exons ATGCTGAAGGAGCTCCAGCTCTCCCTGTCTGTCATCCTGCTGCTCGCCTGTGGCTTCCTCTACAAGCTCACCCTGAAGTCCGGCTGCCTCTTCTCCTGCCGGCCTCCCTTCAAGtcccagcaggggctggaggccCTCCTGAGCCATGGACGCAGCATTGTGTTTCTAGAGACCTCGGAGAGAACGGAGCCACCCCCATTGGTCTCCTGTGCTGTGGAGTCTGCTGCCAGGATTTATCCTAAGCGGCCTGTGGTGTTCTTTATGAAGGGTCTCAGCAGCTCCACACGGCTGCCCTCAAACTCCACACACCCAGCTTTTTCCCTCCTCTCGGCCATAGACAAcgttttccttttccctttgcaTATGAAAAGGCTGTTTGAAGACACACCATTGCTTTCATGGTACACTCAG ATCAACGCCAGCGCAGAGAGAAACTGGCTGCACATCAGCTCGGACGCCTCCCGCCTGGCCATCATCTGGAAATACGGTGGCGTCTACATGGACACCGATGTCATCTCCATCAGGCCCATCCCCGAAGAGAACTTTTTGGCTGCCCAGGCTTCTCAGTACTCTAGTAATGGGGTCTTCGGgttcctcccccaccacccctttTTGTGGGAGTGCATGGAAAACTTTATTGAACACTACAATTCAGACATTTGGGGCAACCAAGGCCCCAGTTTGATGACAAGGATGTTGAGGGTGTGGTGCAAACTCGGAGACTTCCAGGAGCTGAGTGACCTGAGGTGTCTGAACGTGTCCTTCCTACACCCGCGAAGATTTTATCCTATCTCCTATCCAGAGTGGAGGCGCTACTACGAAGTCTGGGATACAGACCCGAGCTTCAATGACTCTTATGCCCTGCATTTGTGGAACTACATGAACCGGGAAGGGAGGACTGTGGTTAGAGGAAGCAACACATTGGTGGAAAATCTCTACCGCAAACACTGTCCCAGGACTTACAAGGTCCTGATTCAAGGCCCAGAGGAGCCAGTGACTGGGCAGCTGGGTCTAGGTAGCAAGTAG
- the LOC123629625 gene encoding small nuclear ribonucleoprotein E-like codes for MANNAQGQTVQKVVVQPINFILRYLQSRSQIQVWLYEQVNMQIKGCIIGFDEYMNLVLDDAEEIHSKATSEKQLDWIMLKGDNTSLLQSVSN; via the coding sequence ATGGCGAACAATGCCCAGGGCCAGACAGTGCAGAAGGTGGTGGTGCAGCCCATCAACTTCATCCTCAGATACTTACAAAGTAGATCCCAGATTCAGGTGTGGCTCTATGAGCAAGTGAATATGCAAATAAAGGGCTGCATCATTGGTTTTGATGAATATATGAACCTTGTATTAGATGATGCAGAAGAGATTCATTCTAAAGCAACGTCAGAAAAACAACTGGATTGGATCATGTTAAAAGGAGATAATACTTCTTTGCTACAAAGTGTCTCCAACTAG